One Streptomyces sp. R28 DNA window includes the following coding sequences:
- a CDS encoding AfsA-related hotdog domain-containing protein yields MSAGESVAGDVVHVVADRFGGFAGNADVITLGALRRALASAEFAESRGRVPAVLAPGQGIDARQWAELTAQVRRRGLPQGPHLTSGPAEPADPAEVLKLRRPNVLLSEVREDGPLRYAADLVVTDGTEMILDHTAERQHLPGLLLMEACCQMIIAVTRRFLVGHGHEHYAVMQHFDIDFRRFVFPLSAELVLSIDAYGDESAGHDGRGARHDSRGTGHDGRDTGHDGRDAGADCDRMPFEVTIDIVQGAKTCARAHWRYRAFRPATVFAAEARQAAAALTAATSHTLSHVSEVMP; encoded by the coding sequence ATGAGCGCGGGGGAGAGCGTCGCGGGCGACGTCGTGCACGTGGTCGCCGACCGTTTCGGCGGCTTCGCCGGCAACGCCGACGTGATCACACTCGGCGCGCTGCGGCGAGCGCTGGCGTCCGCGGAGTTCGCCGAGTCCAGGGGCCGGGTCCCCGCCGTGCTGGCTCCCGGCCAGGGCATCGACGCGCGACAGTGGGCGGAGCTCACGGCACAAGTCCGGCGGCGAGGACTGCCCCAGGGGCCTCACCTGACTTCCGGCCCCGCCGAACCGGCGGATCCCGCAGAGGTGTTGAAGCTTCGCCGGCCGAACGTACTGCTGTCGGAGGTACGGGAGGATGGGCCTCTGCGCTACGCCGCGGATCTGGTCGTCACCGACGGCACCGAGATGATCCTGGACCACACGGCGGAGCGTCAGCACCTGCCCGGGCTGCTGCTGATGGAGGCGTGCTGCCAGATGATCATCGCGGTGACGCGGCGGTTCCTCGTCGGCCACGGGCACGAGCACTACGCGGTCATGCAGCACTTCGACATCGACTTCCGCCGATTCGTGTTCCCGCTCTCCGCCGAACTGGTGCTGTCCATCGACGCGTACGGCGACGAATCGGCAGGTCATGACGGTCGCGGCGCACGGCATGACAGCCGCGGCACAGGACATGACGGTCGCGACACGGGACATGACGGGCGCGACGCAGGAGCCGACTGCGACCGGATGCCGTTCGAGGTGACGATCGACATCGTCCAGGGCGCGAAGACCTGCGCTCGCGCGCACTGGCGGTACCGAGCGTTTCGGCCCGCGACCGTCTTCGCCGCCGAGGCCCGGCAAGCGGCCGCGGCGCTGACCGCGGCAACCTCGCACACCCTCAGTCACGTTTCGGAGGTCATGCCATGA
- a CDS encoding 3-oxoacyl-ACP synthase III family protein has translation MTRHLPFGIIGTGAYLPAHTLTNDEVAVHFGKPGQWVHDRTGIAGRRVAAPGETVTQMAAAAAEKALAAAGVPADRVALILATSSTPGQFAPGIACGVQGVLGAVRATAMDVNAACAGFSTAAHTALAFLSGDLTRGPVLVVAAERYSTHLDYTDRRTAALFGDGAGAVVMDAVPSSYGFLHSAIGSDGSKADYVRIVLHEGRSRDPYTVVMDGRSTRAFIEERLPRTLDEALAATGLSLGDIDLIVPHQANVHLVRRVLTEAGAAAGQIFMTGQDYGNTGAASVPITLDAAHAAGRLHDGACVLLTSIGAGMTWGTAILRWQGAAQASSAG, from the coding sequence ATGACCCGCCACTTACCCTTCGGCATCATCGGAACCGGGGCCTACCTGCCCGCGCACACGCTCACCAACGACGAGGTCGCCGTTCACTTCGGCAAGCCCGGTCAATGGGTTCACGACAGGACGGGCATCGCCGGCCGACGTGTCGCCGCTCCGGGCGAGACGGTGACGCAGATGGCCGCGGCGGCAGCCGAAAAGGCGCTGGCCGCCGCCGGTGTCCCCGCGGACCGCGTCGCCCTCATCCTGGCGACCTCCTCCACTCCGGGCCAGTTCGCGCCCGGCATCGCCTGCGGCGTCCAGGGCGTACTCGGCGCCGTACGCGCCACCGCCATGGACGTGAACGCGGCCTGCGCCGGCTTCTCCACGGCCGCCCACACCGCACTGGCCTTCCTTTCCGGCGATCTGACCCGGGGGCCCGTTCTGGTGGTGGCCGCCGAACGGTACTCGACGCACCTGGACTACACGGACCGCCGTACCGCAGCGCTCTTCGGTGACGGCGCCGGCGCGGTGGTGATGGACGCGGTCCCCTCCTCCTACGGCTTCCTGCACTCCGCCATCGGCTCCGACGGCAGCAAGGCGGACTACGTCAGGATCGTGCTGCACGAGGGCCGTTCCCGGGATCCGTACACCGTCGTCATGGACGGACGCTCGACCCGGGCCTTCATTGAGGAACGGTTGCCCCGGACCCTGGACGAGGCCCTGGCCGCCACGGGGTTGTCGCTCGGCGACATCGACCTCATCGTCCCCCACCAGGCCAACGTCCACCTGGTCAGGCGGGTACTGACGGAAGCCGGAGCCGCCGCCGGGCAGATCTTCATGACCGGTCAGGACTACGGCAACACCGGCGCCGCATCGGTCCCCATCACCCTGGACGCGGCACACGCCGCAGGCCGGTTGCACGACGGCGCGTGCGTCCTGCTGACCTCCATCGGCGCGGGCATGACCTGGGGCACGGCCATCCTGCGCTGGCAGGGCGCCGCCCAGGCCTCGTCGGCCGGGTGA
- a CDS encoding response regulator transcription factor: MNLLLVEDDSRQVATLAPVLARHGFRVTYARSGGEALDALASRDAGFDLVLLDLGLPDMDGYEVCGEIRKRITTPIIMVSTRGEVRSRIHGLNLGAADYVVKPYDTGELLARIHAVIRRTASADAVERVRTVLYLGSVIIDLPTRQVSVDNSFIQLTPKEFDLLALLARRPGVVVTREQIMGEVWRAGGEGTGNTLGTHIASLRAKLRMPALIETVRGVGYRAVTPAE; this comes from the coding sequence TTGAACCTGCTGCTCGTCGAGGACGACAGCCGCCAAGTCGCCACTCTCGCCCCGGTCCTTGCACGGCACGGCTTCCGCGTCACGTACGCACGAAGTGGCGGGGAGGCTCTGGACGCGCTCGCTTCGAGAGATGCCGGCTTCGACCTCGTCCTCCTCGACCTGGGGTTGCCCGACATGGACGGCTACGAGGTCTGCGGCGAGATCCGCAAGCGCATCACCACCCCGATCATCATGGTCAGCACACGCGGAGAGGTACGTTCCCGCATCCACGGCCTCAACCTCGGTGCCGCCGACTACGTGGTGAAGCCGTACGACACAGGAGAGCTGCTCGCACGCATCCACGCCGTCATCCGACGCACCGCCTCCGCGGACGCCGTGGAGCGGGTCAGGACCGTGCTGTATCTCGGCTCGGTGATCATCGATCTGCCCACGCGTCAGGTCAGCGTGGACAACTCGTTCATCCAGCTGACTCCCAAGGAATTCGATCTCCTGGCCCTGCTGGCACGGCGCCCCGGCGTGGTCGTCACCCGAGAACAGATCATGGGCGAAGTGTGGCGCGCCGGCGGGGAGGGGACCGGGAACACCCTGGGAACGCACATCGCGTCCCTGCGCGCCAAGCTCCGCATGCCCGCGCTCATCGAGACCGTGCGCGGGGTCGGCTACCGAGCGGTCACCCCCGCCGAGTAG
- a CDS encoding DUF5988 family protein — MDNGPLVALEGGPEGLPSVCRVEDAVLADRERVVIAYCGRNEHFARTGETRRLADGEVPLFRWSYGTVIAE, encoded by the coding sequence GTGGATAACGGACCGTTAGTCGCGCTGGAAGGCGGACCCGAAGGGCTGCCGAGTGTGTGCAGGGTCGAGGACGCGGTGCTCGCCGATCGCGAGCGGGTGGTGATCGCGTACTGCGGTCGTAACGAGCACTTCGCACGGACAGGGGAGACCCGCCGTCTGGCGGACGGCGAGGTGCCGCTCTTCCGCTGGTCGTACGGCACGGTGATCGCCGAATGA